Part of the Clostridiaceae bacterium genome is shown below.
CAGCGCAAGATTTCCTGCAACATGATCAATCAGCAAATGAAAATCGCTGGTAGTCTCAAATTTTTTCCAGCTTTCTCCTTCAAACAGCTGTGAAAAAAAGGGCCACCGCTTTGTCAGCGCATGGGCATTAACCTGGCTTTCAAGCCATCCAGACCGTTCTGTTGAAGTTATAAAATTTTTATCATATACCATATAGCCTATTTCACCACTGGAATTCCAGACACCTCTGCGTAACTTGCCCTGTAGAACCACACCTGCACCAAGTCCGGTTCCAAGTGAAATATACACCAAATCTGAAGCATCAGTTAGCTTTCGTATAGTAAATTCTCCTAAAGCTCCTGCATTTGCATCATTTTCAATAAAAGCATCAAGACCTAACTGATTTTTCAGTTCCTGGAGAATTGGCTTACAGTCCACATCATGCAATATTCCTACTAAAGGTGCAGCTGAAACAATGTTATTTTTTATATCAACAATGGCAGGTACACCTATTCCTACACCCATTATTTTTTCCCAGGAAATACCACTGGAATCAACAATACCTTTTATTAAAGGAATACATTCTTTTTGCATCACTTCTGTAAAATGCCCGGAAACCCGCTTCTGCTTTGAAGTCTTTAAATCACCTTCCAGGTTGACAATTCCTACTTTTAAAAAATCTCCCTCATACTCTACTCCAATAGAAAACCTGGCATCAGCATTAAACCTCAGCATCTGTGGTTTTCGGCCAAGGCTGGGTTTACACTCTCCCTCCTCACTTACCAATCCTAATTCCAGAAAATAAGATATTATTTTGAGAACAGTAGGAGTGCTAATGCCTGTCAACCGGGCAATTTCAGCACGGAAAATCTCCTTTTTCTTCTCTAATAGCCTGTAAACTATCTCCCTGTTTAAATCTTTTAAATCAGAAGCGTTGTACGATTTCAATTTTACCCTCTCACTAAATCCATTTTATAATGTCAACAATTTTTATTCACTATATTTCCCAATAACCTGGCGGCTTTGCAATCTAAAAAGAAAACCGCATTTTCATGTTTTTGCAGCATTGAAGAAGGAATTTCCTCACAGGGCGCATCAATCAGTGTTTTCTTTGCGATTTCAGCTTTCTCTTCTCCACTTATAAGTACAAGTATTTTCTTTGCTGCTTTTATTGTATCATATCCGATAGTGATACCGGTCTGAAGATTCAATTGTTTTCCGAAATATTTCACACTAACCTGTTTTGTAACATCTGAAAGAGGAACATCAACGCAAGCACCCGGTTTAAACTGGTTTGGCTCAATAAATCCGATATGGCCGTTCATCCCTACTCCAAGCAGCAGTAAATCAATCCCGCCATGTGCCCTTATATATGATGCTATTCTTTCTTTTTCCTCCTCTATGCTGTCAGCCAGGCCGTTAAATACCTTAATTCTGTCCGAAGGAATTCCCGCCGGTTTATAAAACGTATCAGTCATAACCTGAACGCAAGAACCCTTTGTTTCATAACCAATGCCCCACCATTCATCCAAGCTGACATAATATGAAGAGGACAGGTCTACTTTGCCCTGGCTTTGAAGTTTGATCAACTCCTGGAAAGTACGCAAAGGTGTGTTTCCAGCCGCAAAACAGGTAAGTCCTCCAGGGTTTTGATTCATATGCTCAGCAATGAAAATTGCCGCATTTCTGCTCAATTCATCATGATTGTCAAAAACTCTTATATCCATTTTTCATAACCTTCTTTATGTATAATAAGTTTATTAACATAATACATTTAGTTTACTTTGCTCAGCTCTTCAATTGCTTCATTAAGAATATCATCCAGCTGTCGGCAATAATTCTCTTCAATTGCCGGTTCCATATTTTTATAACCTTCCAGTTTGCTTTGAATAAACTCATCAACCTTATCACAAAGGTCCCTGCAACCTTTACTCTCCCAAACCTCATATGGAATACGGTCAAAAATAGGTGAAAAATATATACTTTCCCTGAGATGCTGAACAGTGTGCTCCTGGTATATATAATTTGCTTCATGACCTGCATCAATTATTTCCTTGATGGCCAGTGTTTCTTCATTAACCTCAAAACCATTCAGCATATAGTTAACAGCCCGTATCCATTCATTATCAAGCACAAGCTGCTCCAGGCTTATACCCTGGTCCGCACCCGAAATACCCATTGCTCCTATGCCACCGCATCCGGCAAGAACACCAAAAAGAGCAGTTGAAACTTTCTCTACTCCGGCCTGAAAATCAGGATAAATAGCATCACTTAATCCAGAGTTCGACCGGCTGTCCAGCCCGTAAAAATCCGCCAGCTGAGCAGTAGCTACGGCAAATATGCCCTGGTTCGGTGATCCAAAAGAACACATCATGTTGGAAGGATTTACACTATGACATATGCTTCCAAACTCTGCAAACTTACCAGTTAACTGGTAAACTATGAACTGTGATGCCAGAATCTCTGCACAGGAAAGCACCAACGTTCCTGCAATTGTAACCGGACCGGTAGAGCCGGACATTACCATGCTCCCCACAGAAATATCTCCTCCTTCTCTTGCAGTAACAAGTGCTATCTCCAAACTGTTCGCTGCGTACTGCAGAGGAGAAATTGTATTAAGATAGTATCCGAATCTTCTTCCCAATGTCTTCATCATACGATATATGTATTTTGCAGAAGTAGGAGAAAGTATATAGGTCTTTCCTTCTTTTTTAGCATATGTAAGTATTTTATGCATTGATATAACATCGCTCTGGTTATAGGGAACATCTGAAGGAACAACTATCGGGTTATTCTTTTGATAGCTTTCCAACTGATCAACAAGATATATACCCTTCAGGACATCATCCATTAACCCGTATCTGCGAATATGATTTTTCTTGTCCACAAAAAATGTCTGGGTAGAAATGTTAGCATATACTTTCTTAACTGGTTCCATCAGCTTTCGTCTGGGTCTTTCTTTACGCATCAGGCCAACAAGTTCCTCAATAATTTCAACCGGGAACCGGACAATCTGCAACTGCTCATCCACTCTGGCTCCTGCTTTTTGGCAGATCTTCAGGATTTCCTGATTAGGTACTTTTATACCGGTTTCTTTTAGAATACGTAAAGCTCCACTATGAATCTGTTCTATCTCGTTTTCTGTCAGAACCTGAACTGCCGCAAGCACTTTTCCCATCAC
Proteins encoded:
- a CDS encoding ROK family protein gives rise to the protein MKSYNASDLKDLNREIVYRLLEKKKEIFRAEIARLTGISTPTVLKIISYFLELGLVSEEGECKPSLGRKPQMLRFNADARFSIGVEYEGDFLKVGIVNLEGDLKTSKQKRVSGHFTEVMQKECIPLIKGIVDSSGISWEKIMGVGIGVPAIVDIKNNIVSAAPLVGILHDVDCKPILQELKNQLGLDAFIENDANAGALGEFTIRKLTDASDLVYISLGTGLGAGVVLQGKLRRGVWNSSGEIGYMVYDKNFITSTERSGWLESQVNAHALTKRWPFFSQLFEGESWKKFETTSDFHLLIDHVAGNLALCIANIYSILDVDVVVLGGISVKLLGPLLIESINRYLSRLNSRNITCQLQKSPEPSVVGAATIAIKEKLKEIFSG
- a CDS encoding glucosamine-6-phosphate deaminase, which translates into the protein MDIRVFDNHDELSRNAAIFIAEHMNQNPGGLTCFAAGNTPLRTFQELIKLQSQGKVDLSSSYYVSLDEWWGIGYETKGSCVQVMTDTFYKPAGIPSDRIKVFNGLADSIEEEKERIASYIRAHGGIDLLLLGVGMNGHIGFIEPNQFKPGACVDVPLSDVTKQVSVKYFGKQLNLQTGITIGYDTIKAAKKILVLISGEEKAEIAKKTLIDAPCEEIPSSMLQKHENAVFFLDCKAARLLGNIVNKNC